Genomic window (Manduca sexta isolate Smith_Timp_Sample1 chromosome 26, JHU_Msex_v1.0, whole genome shotgun sequence):
AGTCTAAGGTTAGGtacaaatgttattattcaAACATAAAGAAACTATATTTGAATTCTCTGCTGCTAGTTTTAAAATGCGTGAATTCGATTAGCAAAACATgaactaaattttaaaatgtttgataaatctatacataaaataaaataataaattttccgtGACTCTacattaaatactaaataaactgAAAAACGCGAGGGGAAcctaactatataaaaaataactattgaaACATTAATCTGCCtttattttctcaaatattCGTTAGCGTATCACGTCGAAACTAAGTAATTCGAACTAACATCTAATAAGTCAAAAATGCTTTGTTTTGTGCAACATACAGGATAAGTTAGGGACAGATGGACACACAGGGGACGTGGGCCTGACGCAGTGCGCGTGTTTGTTATACGGGGACTTGTATCAGAAAGGGTATACTAGGTAGGTAACTAAGTCCACGCAAACGAAGTAGTGGCTAAAGGTagttgagtaatatttttcactgcttaaacttattatttttaatttatactcaTTTACACTATCAATGTACGGGTTTAGGGATttgatttacttatttattatgtgaTACATGAGTACGAAATATTTTGATGATTGTGgatgaaaaaaattgtttcattttcttGTATGTAGATGAAATATGGTATACTTTACACTCTGTATTTACCTATACTGTAAGTTGTATCGTATTAAGAAATTGTTATctttttatgtacttataaatgATTGAATAAAAagcgaattattttaaataattattttaattaatacttaacGTCCACgccatacataaatattatatacagctTATTACATTTCACTATTTACAGGAATCGATATAATTTGCCCTAAGGAACATGGTACTGGATGATCATCCAAGGAGTGAAGCCACAACTCCGGGCGGGATGGCTCCTCCGACTCCTTGTTGGATTTGTGGCTGGAAACCATTTTCATCAGCAATGTAGGTGATTGTATATGTGACGCCATCAGGACCGACCCAAGAGTACTGCCCTTGCACGGTCATGGCTTCGTTCTCCGTTCCCTGATTTTTCAATTGCCCTTGTTCTTCATGTTTGCTGCCGTTGGACAGTTCCCAGCTGAAAGATAATGCTTAGTTGTTACAAGTTCATTGCATTTAATACAAAGTCTTGCAGGTGCATAATGCTTACGCAAAGTTATAAGATTCAGGTCCAACGTTGTCAGTTTCGTAGCGGAGAACTTGTACATCTTGAAGGTTTTGGGGAGCAGCCGACGCGGCGGCGACCAGAGCTAGTACCACGATCTGAAACAATCCTCCACTGTTATGCACGTTCATTGTTAGCATTACCATTCGAATTGTTGGTACTGACCactttcattttttattgtttacaacaaCCGTCTTGTTCAAAGATCGCTTGGTTTGTGGGATGATTACGTATCCATACGTTTCTCTTATATACGTATGTATTTCTTTTAATCCCTGGTTGCAACACAACGACTGGGCAGACGAGCCGTTTCTTATTACGGTACTGCATAAGACAGCATCAGTTGGCATACCCAAAGGTTAACAATTGATATAGCCACAATCTAAGCACACGTGtttgtaaacatttaatttgaagCATGCAAcacttttagtaatattttttgtgtaaatgtCAATGATAATGTGAATTTCAGTAGATTATAATCTCGTTTTTACGTATAATGCATTGTTATTAAACGTTTATCGAGTAAAAGTTTACTggaacattaataaattatttgctcGTCTTATATTGCTAAACATCttacaatatctataattaGTGATTTGATGCCGTGTAATCTGTGTTCGATTGACGTTCTTTGTACatatttctatagaaaatatGCTATTTATTCGTTGTTGACCCgaaattatatgaaacaaaagaaatttgatgccttatattttttaaccattaataaagtttatataattaatggctgtaaaatataattaagtagttTCAATGGTGCAATTGTGCTGGTTAACACTCATAATGTGGGTAATTAATTAGCTTCTGTTTTGATTATTTAGTTAACACTCTTTgaggaatattttatattcatgaatATAAACGATTCACGAGTTATATGTGAAGAATTAAATAAAGAGGTCTATGAGGGAAATAATTTTGGACGAGAGAAAGCTTGTGTTCGCAGAAGTAATGGTTCAGTTGACGTGTGttgtaatatgttatatttttatttgaaagctgtaCATGGATCGGGTGGGGCTCTACCACACAATATTTCCGTTTACATAATAACATTGTGATctgtgttcaaatattttttacaacgtAATATATAATGTTAGTATTACAATGGATGGATTTCCGCTGTGGTAGATTCCAATaactaaatatgtttaaaacaacatttcatCAAAGATGTAACAcgcatattcattaaaaaaaaatattgtcagtcTTAAGAAGTCTACAATCAATTAATTGTTAGTTAGTCAAAATTTATTTTGGGAGTATGTTTGAACTCCTAAAACGCCCCGACTACGCCCGCGACATGTCATACGTTAAAACACGAAGGCGGTagttaaatcaaataaaagacCCACTACGCCTATATTCCTTAAGGAGTAGGAACTGGTCTCATTAGGCACTTTACGCAATGCACGTTCCGTTCCATGAGATCCATAGGAGGCGAAACATTTTGCCATATCAGGCGAGGCTATCAATAGTTTAATAAAGTAAAgtataaatcattatacaaaatttattgacTTTCCaccttatttattaaaactggtATCAATTTATTTCATGACCTTGGTACGAGTAATTTCTGATCGATGGGGTTACGTGTAGACAGATTGATTGCTAAGCTAACCTATCGAAAGCAGAAAACATTCTGTAAAATCTTGGTTCAAGTTCGCGGATTGAATTGATGGTAGGTTAAATTCTAATTGTCATCTTACATATCTGAATCATGTTATGTTACGCATCATCTAACAGCGACATTCGATGTTCAAATTGCCAAAGATGTTGAATGTCATGTGAAATTCTACGGACACCCAAGTcttacatttgtttttaaaaaatacttagaaaaaataaaaaaaatatgatgttattgttattgtattgtaGTATAAGAGTAGCTAGTAGGTAGAGTATTGTACTGTCgcgaaaataaatcaaaaaggTATTTCAGGGTTATAATATAGTGGGTATGTTGGAGTAACTTCGCGTCACGGCAGACGATTTCTGTTCGCATGCGCATATAGGGAACGTACACAAAGAAAGATCTATATCTAGTGGCGCAATCTGAAgaagtgaaatataaatgtatttgatgataattatgtattattgtaTATCTGGACGCCCCAACACATAAACATAAACAGGTCAAATGATGTATAATTCTAATGCGTTTCTAAAAtgattaagtacttacttacatTTCATGGTTATGTAAAAAACGAgaaaaaatcatgattttttttaaaaaagcatACAAAAGTATGAGGTCCAAAAGCATTTAGAAATGTTTCTTAATGAAATTTctgaaagtaaataatattcttagTTAATATTCAATACAAGCAAAGATGTAATTAAGTGAAAATAACCTTATATTTTTGCTTCAATAACACCCAAAAAACTGtctccaatataaaaaaaaaatattctgaccACGTGGcctatcaataattataattggccgcaaattatattttataatttttgtcatattcacaattattgtaACTAACCGTACGTAtggaaagatttattttttatccacgCTGTGGCCAGCTCGTGCATGTTCCTCATCTAATAGGGTAGATTATGATGCAACAATACTGTAAGtacctacaataataaaattgaaaatttcatgatcaaggaaaatataataaaagtaaacttaaaaattGAAAGCAACTTTAGGCTgtttaaaacaatgatattccaaaaaaaaaaaattacaaaatctagCAAAATATATctgaaacgaaaaaaatattgagaaaagtataaatatagagATAGCTGGCTTAGAATGGTTCGttctaaatgaatattaaaagtgCTCTAAATAAGTTAACGGATGAAATAGTAAAAGTGACTCAAAATTTGCCAAATATGCCCATTGTCCCTAAATAAAAGCATCAGTTAAATCCATTTAAGATTATAACATATAGAAAATGTGACGAAGGTTGCGTGTACTCATCCGATGACCTCTGAGTTCGTTCGCAGATGTTATTCGGAAGATGATGGTTGGTTTACTGATTAGGTAactaatttaagttttatttcaataacattaagGTCTATTCACGAAAACGGCTGGATAATATCAAGGTTTTTATGTTCCATTAACATTTTACACCGAATAATAATGGTGTCCAATTGGTTTATGATGAGAATTGTTAGCAATGCTGGGAACAAATTTCTGAGAAATTAACCAtttattttatgctataattaaatttatatggaCAGAAGTCTAACGAATCTTTCtagcataatatataattttttaataaaggatATTGTATAATTGTCATTTCAGCTTTATTTTCgttgcaattttaaaatttgttcttTCCTAAAAATCtgatttgcatgaaattttgaaaagctttattttatactgACTAGAAATAAGatctgtaatttttataagtttaatgaaacaataaataaagcttCCTTTTATTTACTTGAACGATATCTTCGGTCGTAAATTGTTTTCCGTAACCATAAAAATTCCATGTTTTAGCTTTAATTTGCATTGTACGTATCATTATGACTCAGTTTGTATGTTACTTATTGCTATACCAGGATAAAAAAGATAAgcgaaatacaatttaaatgaaataactttggtgtaatctataataatattattcattaggTTTCTTGAATTCAGAATagagtttagtattttttattagcaataAATACTGCAGTAAACGTAACAAAGAatgaatcataaaagtaaaaaacactataaaataataattgaaaacaaatgtttacatatagtaaaaaaatatttcaaatagacTCGCATTTAAGTGTTaccaaaaatcatttttattgcacaaaatttttgttatgttactaCGGGTATTATCGTTATATTTCATGGTTTCTTCACAGTTGTAAGAAGTTACAAAATTCCGTGAATGTATTTTATGCCGTCTCGAAACCCTAACTCGACCCTAACCGGTACCTTATGTCATAGTGTGTTGAACTTACCACACTGCGAAATCGACCCCTGACCCTTGACAACTTTCCTTATTCGTCGCAGAAATAATAGGTCAATGTTTAATTAAGTCATGAGaataacttatt
Coding sequences:
- the LOC115442540 gene encoding pupal cuticle protein 20-like, with product MKVIVVLALVAAASAAPQNLQDVQVLRYETDNVGPESYNFAWELSNGSKHEEQGQLKNQGTENEAMTVQGQYSWVGPDGVTYTITYIADENGFQPQIQQGVGGAIPPGVVASLLGFVILGLVAAAWTAPQGAKNEDVQILRYDNDNDGIGSYRFAFEQSDGNKREEQGDVINAGTDDESIVVKGSYSWVGPDGVTYTVTYVADDKGFQPTIEQGPGGSIPPGIVASLLG